In Bos indicus x Bos taurus breed Angus x Brahman F1 hybrid chromosome 23, Bos_hybrid_MaternalHap_v2.0, whole genome shotgun sequence, the genomic window ACCTGCTCAAAAATTGTCTCTACATCTGCTTAAAAGgagagaaattttatttatttaaagagttTATTCATGGCCTCTTTCACATCCTTATTTCTCAAGCTGTAGATCATGGGGTTCAACATAGGAAACACCACAGTGTAAAATGTAGAAACTATTTGGTCACTATCAAAAGAATAGTTAGAGCGTGGATGAGagtagatgcagagaatggaGCCATAGTACAAGGTGACAGAGATcaggtgggaggagcaggtggagaaggccttgAGGCGGCCCTGAGTGGAGCAGATCCTCAAGATGGTGGCAATGATGAAGAGGTAGGAAGCAAATATAAACACAGCAGGGGCGATGACATTAGAGGCCAGGAGGAAATACATCAGAGCCTGGTAGCCATTCTTCTTGCCACAAGCTAACTTCACCAGGGGAAGCAAATCACAAAAAAGTCATCAATTGCATTGTCATTACAGAAGTTCATGCTAAATGTTCTTTTGGTGATGATAGAACAGTTAGTAAAGCCACCAAGGTATGAGGTAGCTACCAAGAATGCACAGAGTTTTATGGACATGGCCTGAGAATGAATAAGTGGCTTTGAGATGGTCATATAGCGGTCATAAGCCATGGCGGCCAACAGGTAGCATGCACTGTACGCCAGCCCACCAGAGAAGAAGAATTGGGCTACACAGCCAGCAAAGGAAATGCTCTTGTCTTCAGAGATGCAGGTCACTAAGATCTTTGGAGTGTAGACAGAGGAATACCAGAGATCCAGAAAAGATAGATTCCCAATGAAAaaatacatgggtgtgtgcagTCGGGAGTCATTACAAATCAGCACTATGAGGGAAGTGTTTGCTAGCACAGTCATAGAGTAGACACCAAGGAACACCACAAACAGGACCAGCTGCATCCTGGGGTCTGTCGTGAAGCCCACCAGGATGAAGTTCATCACTGTGTAATTGCTTCTCTTCATGGTTACAAGGAATCTTacctaagaagagaaaaaataagttcAGCTTGAATCACTGTGCTGAATACATAGGAAAAGTGCAAAATAAAGGATATTATATCGGTGTCATACCTAGAAATCTATAACCCAAAAATGTCCACTTTggaaagaattttcattttgtaaCAAACCACTGTCTAcagctatatatatttttctctttcttttttaaaaattaaattattttttattgaaggataattgttttacagaatttttctgttttctgtcaaacctcaacatgaatcagccattggtatacatatatcccctcccttttgaacctccctccgatctccctccccaccccacccctctaggttgatacagagcccctgtttgagtttcctgagccatagagcaaattccagatggctatctattttacatatggtaatgtaagtttccatgttactctttccatacacatAAGTACATTAAATTTTTCAATAGTTTATTTGATCAAATATATCTTTGAATCAGGTAACTGCCAAAGTAGTTAAAAGCACTCCATGGATAGGAGCTAGAGATGTTTCTACAGAGAAAACACAGAGCAGAATGAGGAAGTCATTTGGTTGGCTCTAGATTAATTGGTTGCTTATTTTGGAAACCAATAATAAGCAAAAACCCTAGCTAGTTGTTTGTGATTGTTGTCCTTAGCTTCATTCTGTGGGATCAAGTGGACTGAATGTGGTTTAGTGCCTGGTTTGTTTACAGTGGTTAACAACGTATAAATGAGACACACTACACTGTATTGGCTTCTTTGTCTAATGGTTTTATATTTGATTCCAAATTTCTGAAGTTGGTTAATTTATTTTACATCTTAAGATGACCATTCATTTAAAAGATGGATGAACTCATCATTTCTATTTACTGTAATTTAGCATTCTTTATAATGTTAATATGCTTTTTGCTAAATGCTTGACTTTTTAGCTTAAATTGTAACTTTTTTTGCATCTGAAATGCTGAATTTCAGTACTTtcattataatttcaaaataataattatttttactttcagtgCTTTTATAAATTGGGACACTATTCACCAAATCAAATTCATATGCCATAATAATATCTATGTGGATAAGAAAGTATCAAGATTTAAAAAAGGGAATATTTACaaaattttggggaaaatatatACTGAAGAATGATATACAATGAcaagattataaaatatacagGGTTAATTGTATTTTCTACATATTCTAacagtaaaaaatatattaacaataatCTAAAGACCCAGTTTAGATGGAATTTATACATATTGCATAATTAATGTAGTACTAGAAACAAGCATTAATTCAATTTTTgccacttttataattttttattatgatttttttctcctcagcAACCATTAGGCAAAACTACATATCTTAGAATATAATTGTGAGAACATGTATTCCATCTgatgatatatatatttgccaCTCTTTTCAAGATTCCCTGAACATAGATTATAGATGTTCTATTGAAATGGATAGACAGGAATGTATCTAGCTATTGTGCATTTGTATTACATTTAAGAAACAGCTCCAGTCACATTAACTTCCCACCAACCTGTCACTATATgtctaaataaacaaaaattctgGTGAATAGAATGTTGTTTCTCCTTTGTCTTGGAACTTATAAAAACACTCCGTTTGTACTAgactattaatatattaatgaaaCTTACTTCTGAGTAAAATATCAAAAAGTAGAAGATTGGTCCTCCTAACTTTTTGTCACTCATACACACTAAAGGTTTCTCCATCAAGGCTGAAAGACCAAGAAAACATAAATCCAATGACCGTTCTAATCCTCACCTGATTTGATCTTTAaagagcatttgaaatagcttattAGTCCTTCCTGCTGCAAACATTCTCTTCACTTTGTTTGCAGGTCATCAGACttgctttgattttcttctatttctaaagCTGCATATACTCAGTGctatccaccccccacccccagctgccaTTTTGAATTTTGGCAAGTCCCAGAAACAACCCTTGAACCCCTTCTCTTTTCTACCCACGATTACCTCTTGGTGGACCATACAGTTTAATGACTTTGAATTATATCTATATATGAGACCCTATCTCCCTATTTATTTATCTCTTGACCATTTTTATTCTCTAAACTTCAGACTCATGAATCTAAATGCCTACTTAGCATTAGGAAAGACTGTTTCTAATATCTTCTCTAAGCTTACTTTCCTCTCAGACATTCACTGCAATAAATACATTATCTCCATTTAAGAATAATCACTGGATGTTTTGAattcctttttgtcttttatcctGTAGATGACTAATCAGCAGCATCTTGATTTTATCTACAAAATACAGCTAGAACCTGACCAGTTGTTCCCAGCTCCAGTGATTCCCCCCTACACTGACCACTCTCATCTCACATTTGCCTTATTGCAGAGCTTCCTAATAGTCTTCCTGCATCCTCTCCAGATCCATCCCTACCTCACTGAGTCTTTCAATAGGGCAGCCAGAGTGATCCTGTTAAAATACCAGACAGATTATGTTACTTTTTACCTTCAAACACTTCAGTGAGTTCAGAACTTATTCAAAGTAAAGCCAAAATCTTTATAAAGTTGCACAAGCTTATTCCCCTCCTGCTTCTGGCTACTACTGTCCTCCCCTTCATTGTTCACTTCACTCCAGCCCTGTCACCCTCCTTTCAGTTCCTGGGATACACTGAGTTTGCTAAGAACCATGGAGTGCTCCCTCCTGTGGTTAGAACATCCTTACTCAGATATCTTTGTAAAAAACACCCTCCCTTTTCACAGGTGTCAATTACTAGCAATATCACCCCTTTTCAGGTGTTCCCGGATCAAACTACTATAATCCACTGCCTTGACATGCCTTATgtcttttttatactttattattcTCCTTAGAGCTTCTTATTATCTAATATTATACACatatcactggggcttccctggtgtctcaggtggtaaataatctgcctgcaacattggagaccttggtttgatccctgggtcaggaagatcccctagagaaaggaatggcaacccactccaatattcttgcctggaaattctctTGGACAGatgacctggtgggctacagtccatggggtctcagagtcagatacaactgagcaactaacacacacatatacatctcactattttaactttttctcttttccaggcaTTAGAATATATTATTTCCTGTATGCTTTTAATGGAAAACACATATCAGTTCCATGTTTATCTCATCGTAATTCATAAGCTTGTTAGGAGGTTTTATGGGTTGCTTATTTTACATGAACCACCACTATATTGTGGCTGGGGAAAATCTTTGAAAGCGTGGATGCATGAACACTAGAAGTGTTAATGTTTTAACTAACATTAAAAACACTAacatttctttggggaaaaaaagtttgaaaataccTGGACTCAATCTTAaacttaatattcttttttttttttttttctatgagtgTTTCAACTAAATGAACTAAAGAGGATGAGGAATGAATATAAACTCTTTTTAcactaagggaaaaaaagcagtgCTATTTTAACCAGGAAGTGACTTCCATTCCCTGGTTCTCAACATTATAcgaaaattttattatttgtaaagtgTTAGTTAATGTTGAATGCTTTATTGTGAGTCAAGCACTGTGCTTATTGTTTCACagcattttgaaatttatttctgcAACATCaattatacacatttttaaaaaacaaaagtattgaAAATTAGAGAGAATTTTACAGAAGGCCAAACTGAGTTTTAATAAGTAGATAATAATTACACACTTATGAAGAAGTATTATCTTACTCCAGAGACCTCAtacttaaccactgagtcacctcaTTTCATACCTGATATTAGGCTAAGAGTTCCTTGCGAGCTTTATGAGTCCCTGTTCTTTTGGTTATAACACCTGAACTCAACACCAGTAATATGATGCTGAGAGAATCAGATGCTGTCAGCAGGAGTTGGCTAGTTTCACATAAATTCATGCGGTTTCAGATAAATGCTTCTAAGTGGTGTCCAAATCATTTCTGCAAAGTCCTATGTTTCCTCCAACATTTCAGCCAACCTTGACTGTGAGTACAGAAACATTATACTCACCTCACCCAGATCCAGGCCACTGACTTATAACTCACagtcacagtcaacaaaagaccACACGGTGGATCCAGACAACTTATACCTGCTCAGGGTCCCCTATGCATATGGTTTCTGAAGTACCTCAGGAGTTAACAAACTTTTTGGTTAATTGTCTTTTGAAAGTCTCTAAAAGGCAATTAACCAAAAAGTTTGTCAATTTATTTAGAGGTGAAAAAGTGGAATATTTTCTGTCATCTCCGTAAATAAAGAATGTCACAGTCACTAGCAATTGCAGCCACCAGGATGGTTAACTGTTGAGCCCTGAGagaactcaggaaagaaaagaatacctgccatctagcagccatcagactgcagtcACTCCCTATGGTGTACTCTGAAGAAGCTTAGGATGTGAAAATACATGATACTGGCCCCAGATTTTGGAAAGCCCAgatgcttgcatcttcccatacatagaaaagtgtttaattctttaacttgagatatctggttttatttcatttacaatatatatatatatatatatattttttttatgttcAGACTACCCACCCTTTGTTGCAAAAATCACTACATATCCTAGCTCCTTCcatttcctcttgagaaatttctcAGGGCCCTCTGAAAGGTTATTTCTtggactgtgctgtgcttagttgctcagtaatttctgactctctgcagccccatggactgtagactgctaggctcctctatctatggggattctccaggcaagaatactggagtgggttaccatgcctccaagactctccttcagggaatcttcccaacccagggatggaacccaggtctcccacattgcaggtgcattctttaccatctgagccaccggggtagcccaagaatattgcagtgggtagcctatcccttctccaggggatctctggacccaggaattgaattggggtctcctgcattacaggtgaattttttaccagctgagctaccaaggaaacccCTAATCTATAAGtagcatttgaaatagtttaTCAGTCCTTCTTGCTTGAAACAGTCTGTTCATCAGATTTCCAGGTCATCAAACTTGCATGGATTTTCTTCCACTTCTAAAGCTGTATGATCTCAGTATTAATGCCCCCAGGTTGAAATTTTGGAGAACCCCAGAATCAACCCTCAAATCTCCTCTTTTCCATCCACAATCACTCCCTGGTGGACCATACAGTCTAATGACTGTAAATATTCTCTGTAGTCTTATCTATgtgtctatctatctacctacctattaTCTCCTCAACATTTTTCTTCCCTGAAGTTCAGATTCATGGATACAAATGCCTACTTAACATCTCTTATAGGATGTCTATTGGGAAGTTtaggaaaaactgtcttcctaACAATCCTTCTTAAGCCTGCTTTTCTCTCAATCTTATTCACTGCAGTGAAGGCATTATTTTAATTTAGGGAAAATTATCAGACATTTTTTActcctttttgtcttttaaactgTAGCTATTTGGTAACATCTTCATTCTACCTTCAAAGTATATCCAGAACTTAACCAACTGCTCCCAGTTTCAGTGATTCCACCCTACACTAACCCACTCTAATTTCATGTTTGTATTATTGCAGTTTCCTAATGgcctccctgcttcctctctaCTTCCATCCTTACCTCATTTGAGTGTCTCAGCAAGGAAGCCAGAGTGATACTGTTAAGGTGCTAGTTAACTCACATTACTCCTCATCTTCAAACACTTCAATGACTTCAGAACTTTTCCAGAGTAAAGACCCAAATCCTTATGAAGATGTTCAAACCTTATGACATTTCTGCTCTGGCTCTACTGTTCTCCCTTTCACTGTTCACTCCACTCCAGCTCTGCCTCCTTTCAGTTCCCAAACAAACTGGATTCACTCAGAGCCTTGGTAGTTACTCATTCCTGTGGTTAGAATGTCCTTCCTCAAATATCTTTACAGAGAAGATATTTCCCTGTCTTTTTTCAGGTGTAGATTGTCACTAAGATTACCCCCTTTCAAGGATTCCCTGATCACTGTACTCAGTCTGCTTCCTGATATTCGTATATCCCTTTTCTTTTGTATGATTATCACTAGAACTGTTTATTTTCTAACATTACATATATCACATTAGTTTAACttattctcttttccctttattattaataaatataatatttcacatttgtttttaatggaaaatatatatcaattcaatttttattttattttaattcataagTTTACTATGAAGTTTTTTGTGCTGTTTATTCtaaattaacacacaaaaaaacatatgCTGAGAACATTTGATAGCTGGGCAAAATCTTTGAAAATGTGGATTCAGGAAAACTAGATGTGGTTTCCTATGAGAAAATGTTGAACAATCCTGGACTACACTTTAAAATTTCTATCTTCTGTTTCTCTATGTTCTATGATTCTCATATTATTCCAGAAGTTTGTCATGTATAAAAGTATTAGATAAGTATTTTGGATACTTTACTTTGACTCAAGTGCTATGCTAAGTGTTTCACATGAATTATTCTATTTGTTCTCATAACATCTATCATAGGTATGTTTAAAGATTAATAGCAGTGATTTTATAGATGACCAAGTCAAGGTTTCATATGTATCTAGTAATTTCAGAGTTAGTAAATAATCATGCTGTCTTTCTCCAGAGAGCTGGTACTTAACTACTAAGCCACTTCCTTTAATACTTGATACTAGGTTAACAGCTGCTTATGCATTCCATGGGTCCCTCCCTTTTTAGTTATAAGACCTTTACTCAAATACAATAGAATAATGCTGAGAGATTCAGAGGCTATCCAGGTGAGTACTTTACACAGTTAGCAGCACATGAATGCTTCCAAGTAGCTCCCAAATCATCTTCTGGAAGAGTCCTGTGTCTCTTCACTGGCAGCCAATACTAATTTTGAGTATAGAGATattccactcactcactcaggacCATGACACTTACCTGTAGCTCTCAGAGTCACAGCCAACACAGGACCATACCGTGGTCCAGATAAATTATACTTGCTCAAGGTCTCCAGTGTATCTGACTTGTTAAGTACTTCATGGATTCATAGCTTTGAAAGTCTCTAGAAGGCAATTAATCAAACAGTGTGTTGAATTTATTTAGGAGAATCTGAGGTGATATACTGACCCATAATGCAATgcatttctcatctgtaacactGCACTTCTTACGACTGGGGGAAGAGTTAATAGAGACAATGTGTTTGAAATGATGAGAATGTTTGACATCTAATAATAATATGACATATTGATTATTTGATGTTATGTTTGTTATTAATGTCATATAATTCTTAAATGGCAGAATTATTATTATGCAAAAGAGCAAAGCTAGTAAAATTGGTTGTGATACAGCCTTTTGTACTTTTGCTCTTTTCCTCGGCTAGACAAGCATATTCTCCTTTACCCCAGAGCTCTTTTGATGAGTTAAAATTGCCTATGGAGGTGCCTCATCCCATTTTCTGTTTATTGCATTTCTCTATCTCTTGCTCCAATCATGGACTTTTGGGGGGTCACTGATACCTCTGTGGATCTTCTCAATTGAAAATGCTCAAATTCAcaacataaatacacacacaaacaaaatagTGCACATATTTCCACTGTGTTTCCTTTTAACATGGCTACTTTGTCATGGGTTaaagattttactttaaaaaataattcttttctgtCAATCTAACCCAGAGACTATGACAACATGAGAGGAATGAGCATCTATTGtctaacattctttttaaatgtacattttgtCCTTCTATCCACTGggacaaaaacaaatttaaaaaattaaacattttgtgatttattttgagCCTGAGTATAGATGGCTTATTTTTAGTCTTCTGTCCCCTAGGGCTTTTGGAGGAGCTACAATCTTATCAAAGTGTAAATGATTCTCagttgcttttttgttgttgctgcatttttttgtcaattatatcattttagtttcctttcctttctttaatatAAATTGTCCTTTGTCACCACAGATAGTAGGGAAAGTCATGTCTCCCACTTTTACTCTCAGCAGTTTCAGAGACTGCCACACGACAATGATGAGGTATAAGAAATACTGGCTTATAGTTCCCATTGTAACAAAATATAAATGGCTACTGAATTGTTGTGGAAATTAAACAGTAGTTCCATGCCAGGAGTAAATCTGCATCACACAACATACAAATACCTGCAGTGTGACCTTATCCAGAATCCAGGATCATTGATAACAATGGATCCCGGGAGAATGTTTCCTGGTTTTGTAGCTTGGGGGAAAGGCAAACTAGGAAGTTAATTATAACTATGCATTGACTAAGTCAGGTCAGTCTTATCAAATAAGACTCAGAAAGGTTTTGTTTAGAGACTGTGATTCCCCAGAGATAGACATATTCAACCATAATTTTCTGTTACCTCTGTATTATTTCTGCTgaatccaaatatatatatatatatatatgtagcaaATATATTCACTATGTACATTTGAATGTTAATATACAAATAGGTATCTATGTATGTGGGGTGCTCAGATGGCTTCCACTTCTTCTTCTGGATGGCCTACCATCATTTGCCATCCTGCTTTCTGCTCCAGGTGATGAAACTACATGAACTAAGTCAATTAACTTTTTAATGAGggggaggaaataaaaagaaaagactggGTACAGAATACCTAGTTCTGTTACCAATTCAGGTTCAGATtcttgccgggagccggtgaggcattccactcatgacaaaggtcatgaggaaggaggctcgacatacgcaaaggtgggatcgagcctcaggagtccccccggatattctcgagcatctaccccccaaaaccagagtctgtctaCTTTATTgcttgtgctctcacctctgactttactgggggctgtccccaacACCATCTCGCTCTccctgtcaaagagttaacttacagctccaattaataaagttcctgggcaattaggagtgtttaaatccaaccccctcagatggctctctaactcgcctgacaagtttacccggacccCTACAGCTATGCAtgcgattgtttacagtctcccagcctcgagagacacgggaagcttaagatattcaaatagcttagagcctctcagagagttagaaactgtcagaataaaactagtaaaagatttcattgatgagccaatgcttgttgccaagttttcacatcccctgaattgtatccttgaatgtgtattaattaatagttggtatgtagaaaaaataagtagtggccttggtgttagtaactttagacccttaaggtaataaattctttcctttgttgtaaacccattacacatccaccctataggaatgcaattttatctttggaagatggcgccaaaccttaaaataattactcttagagaaaataagtctttgttgataagtccttgtcaagagtcataaaatgttaataggccttctgcccagaagatgatgtaaatcacccaaaccatttgtatacaataaatttgcaggaaagaaaccctggtttttgataaggatcaaaaactgctgactttgcatcccctattatcctctatgtgtaactaagggtataaaagcccctgttgaaaataaagctacgggccttgctcaccaatgcttggtctccccatgtcattcttccctttaacttctggctgaagtctccatctggagcgcggatgtcctctgcgaccatttatttgcctggacttctaagacccactcgagaaggt contains:
- the LOC113882074 gene encoding LOW QUALITY PROTEIN: olfactory receptor 9G1-like (The sequence of the model RefSeq protein was modified relative to this genomic sequence to represent the inferred CDS: inserted 1 base in 1 codon), giving the protein MKRSNYTVMNFILVGFTTDPRMQLVLFVVFLGVYSMTVLANTSLIVLICNDSRLHTPMYFFIGNLSFLDLWYSSVYTPKILVTCISEDKSISFAGCVAQFFFSGGLAYSACYLLAAMAYDRYMTISKPLIHSQAMSIKLCAFLVATSYLGGFTNCSIITKRTFSMNFCNDNAIDDXFCDLLPLVKLACGKKNGYQALMYFLLASNVIAPAVFIFASYLFIIATILRICSTQGRLKAFSTCSSHLISVTLYYGSILCIYSHPRSNYSFDSDQIVSTFYTVVFPMLNPMIYSLRNKDVKEAMNKLFK